One window from the genome of Ailuropoda melanoleuca isolate Jingjing chromosome 5, ASM200744v2, whole genome shotgun sequence encodes:
- the LOXL1 gene encoding LOW QUALITY PROTEIN: lysyl oxidase homolog 1 (The sequence of the model RefSeq protein was modified relative to this genomic sequence to represent the inferred CDS: deleted 1 base in 1 codon), with protein sequence MALARAGWQLGALVWGACLCVLVHGQEARPGQGSDPGRWRQLIQWENNGQVYSLLNSGSEYVPAGPPRTDSSSRVLLAGAPQAPQRRSQGGLRRRQAPSLPLPGRVGSDTVRGQARHPFGFGQVPDNWREVAVGDSTGMARVRTSVSQQRHGGSASSVSASAFATTYRQPPSFPQQFPYPQAPFVSQYETYDPASRTYDQGYVYYRGGGGGAAAAAVASAGVIYPFQPRARYEEYGGGEEQPEYPPQTFYPAPERPYAPPPPPPQPADGLDRRYSHSLYHEGTTGFEQAYPEPGPDAQPATGGGGGAGSTYAADPRLGWYPPYANVPPEAYVPPRAVEPQPPFRVLEPPYLPVRSSDAPPPGGERGGAQQGRLSVGSVYRPNQNGRGLPDLVPDPNYVQASTYVQRAHLYSLRCAAEEKCLASTAYTPEATDYDVRVLLRFPQRVKNQGTADFLPNRPRHTWEWHSCHQHYHSMDEFSHYDLLDAATGKKVAEGHKASFCLEDSTCDFGNLKRYACTSHTQGLSPGCYDTYNADIDCQWIDITDVQPGNYILKVHVNPKYIVLESDFTNNVVRCSIHYTGRYASATNCKIVQ encoded by the exons ATGGCTCTAGCCCGAGCTGGCTGGCAGCTGGGGGCCCTGGTGTGGGGCGCCTGCCTCTGCGTCCTGGTGCACGGGCAGGAGGCGCGGCCGGGACAGGGCTCGGACCCGGGACGCTGGCGGCAGCTGATTCAGTGGGAGAACAACGGGCAGGTGTACAGCCTGCTCAACTCCGGCTCAGAGTACGTGCCGGCCGGGCCGCCGCGCACCGACAGTAGCTCCCGGGTGCTGCTGGCCGGCGCTCCCCAGGCCCCGCAGCGGCGCAGCCAGGGAGGCCTCCGGCGTCGGCAGGCCCCGTCGCTGCCCCTGCCCGGGCGCGTCGGCTCGGACACCGTGCGCGGCCAGGCGCGGCACCCGTTCGGCTTCGGCCAGGTGCCGGACAACTGGCGCGAGGTGGCCGTCGGGGACAGCACAGGCATGGCCCGGGTCCGCACCTCCGTCTCCCAGCAACGACACGGGGGCTCCGCCTCCTCGGTCTCGGCCTCGGCCTTCGCCACCACCTACCGCCAGCCGCCCTCCTTCCCGCAGCAGTTCCCCTACCCGCAGGCGCCCTTCGTCAGCCAG TACGAGACCTACGACCCGGCGTCGCGGACCTACGACCAGGGCTACGTGTACtaccgcggcggcggcggcggcgcggcggcggcggccgtgGCTTCGGCCGGGGTCATCTACCCCTTCCAGCCGCGGGCGCGCTACGAGGAGTACGGCGGCGGCGAGGAGCAGCCCGAGTACCCGCCGCAGACCTTCTACCCGGCCCCAGAGAGGCCCtacgcgccgccgccgccgccgccgcagcccgCCGACGGCCTGGACCGCCGCTACTCGCACAGCCTGTACCACGAGGGCACCACCGGCTTCGAGCAGGCCTACCCCGAGCCGGGCCCCGACGCGCAGCCCGCcaccggcggcggcggcggcgccggCAGCACCTACGCCGCCGACCCCCGCCTCGGCTGGTACCCGCCCTACGCCAACGTGCCGCCCGAGGCCTACGTCCCCCCGCGGGCCGTGGAGCCGCAGCCCCCCTTCCGCGTGCTGGAGCCGCCCTACCTGCCCGTGCGCAGCTCGGACGCGCCCCCGCCAGGTGGGGAGCGCGGCGGCGCGCAGCAGGGTCGCCTCAGCGTGGGCAGCGTGTACCGGCCCAACCAGAATGGCCGCG GCCTCCCTGACTTGGTTCCGGACCCCAACTATGTGCAAGCGTCCACTTACGTGCAGAGAGCCCATCTGTACTCCCTGCGCTGTGCTGCGGAGGAGAAGTGTCTGGCCAG CACAGCCTACACCCCTGAGGCCACCGACTATGACGTGCGGGTGCTGCTACGCTTCCCCCAGCGCGTGAAGAACCAGGGCACCGCGGACTTCCTCCCGAACCGGCCGCGGCACACGTGGGAGTGGCACAGCTGCCACCA ACACTACCACAGCATGGATGAGTTCAGCCACTATGACCTGCTGGATGCAGCCACAGGCAAGAAGGTGGCTGAGGGCCACAAGGCCAGCTTCTGCCTGGAGGACAGCACCTGTGACTTCGGCAACCTCAAGCGCTACGCGTGCACCTCTCACACGCAG GGCCTGAGCCCCGGCTGCTATGACACTTACAACGCAGATATCGACTGCCAGTGGATCGACATAACCGATGTGCAGCCCGGAAACTACATCCTCAAG GTCCACGTGAACCCGAAGTACATCGTTCTGGAGTCAGACTTCACCAACAACGTGGTGAGATGCAGCATTCACTACACAGGCCGCTACGCCTCTGCCACAAACTGCAAAATTGTCCAGTAA